The proteins below are encoded in one region of Brachyspira intermedia PWS/A:
- a CDS encoding HAD family hydrolase, producing MKLFFSDYDMTIYIHEKIDESVFDAVKKWREAGNIFTIATGRNKFSIFEHIERHGLEFDYLIANNGALVFNNKREVIFKDTIDDEVSYKVIRFLHEKFGGTVEIANDNYIISVKSKDGNDILPFRVDKKINIEEIETVKDIIQINKMTPNAETTEIVANTINKEFEEVIAFANIRTVDIVKHTVNKANGVDFVYKLLKNNNKAIDKILVAGDSNNDIEMIKRYDGYAQINANEKIKAITNKYFNFISDIIYKEL from the coding sequence ATGAAATTGTTTTTTAGCGATTATGATATGACTATATATATTCATGAAAAAATTGATGAAAGTGTTTTTGATGCTGTGAAAAAATGGAGAGAAGCTGGAAACATTTTTACTATAGCAACCGGAAGAAATAAATTTTCTATATTTGAACATATTGAAAGACATGGATTAGAGTTTGATTATTTAATAGCTAATAACGGAGCTTTGGTATTCAATAATAAAAGAGAAGTAATATTTAAAGATACTATAGATGATGAAGTATCATATAAGGTTATAAGATTTTTGCATGAGAAGTTCGGCGGTACTGTAGAAATAGCAAATGATAATTATATAATATCCGTAAAATCAAAAGACGGAAATGATATACTTCCTTTTAGAGTGGATAAAAAAATAAATATAGAAGAAATAGAAACTGTAAAAGATATTATACAAATAAACAAAATGACTCCTAATGCAGAAACTACTGAAATTGTAGCAAATACCATTAATAAAGAATTTGAAGAAGTAATAGCTTTTGCTAATATTAGAACTGTTGATATAGTAAAGCATACTGTTAATAAAGCTAATGGTGTTGATTTTGTATATAAACTTCTTAAAAATAATAATAAGGCTATAGATAAAATATTGGTTGCAGGCGACTCTAATAATGATATAGAAATGATAAAAAGATATGATGGTTATGCACAGATTAATGCAAATGAAAAAATAAAAGCTATAACAAATAAATATTTTAATTTTATTTCTGACATTATTTACAAAGAATTATAA
- a CDS encoding tetratricopeptide repeat protein: MQDNKKNYTIEEIKELINKRINNEKLEDDDVLYYKEAQEILKKHLKNDPNNKELLFLLALVQYDNSYIDDEYKKVIATLKKLLNLNYKKDKVLYYLAASYYYDSDYDNNKKIQKEIIELLENAIELNNKDSEYWYLLGTAHFFVIKDYDKTIEFHKKAAEINYTETICNNKEYYYYRLGQINLYLGKSQEAIENFKKAIEDSIDCFNDFYKASDYWHYLGLSYEKNGQYDEALKSYEMALDIDVRSELDDYFYDCLKALKSLYDLYKKLGKNDDALYALKDSIEKDISAPFMIITFGDKDFKGSETYNDIVQAYTDIIDGSWHYCQSNACREELADLYIRYGEYDKAIELYNQISIENYKNIAETYIEAKNYKKAIDTYKMIIKMYPDDALNYYIDIARTYENAENYNEAIDYYNKAIEIDSENSCYYVNIAEIYKKLENYEEAVNYYNKAIEIFNEPCEYHEKLAECYESLEKYNNSIEAYKEYLKIDYKLFLYDIYTIGSSKLDTLKKIASLYDKLNDIENRNLYYEKAIKKCRKLIKKDKRNKKRYLKEIAYIYIKIGNKEKAFEIYNDLIKNYNKKISRNKNNCGLFEIQADLYLKIDDKEMALETYNKAIEVCLKNIKSFENKKISISDNDDKNKISSYMEDLSYLAFFYQKVSKPENCINIYEKLIKIYEENITDDEDNIFYLKSIAELYIKLNQKDNALKTYKRILEIDKDNNEAKEKIEDIESGKEVETACIFGLSYNRYK, translated from the coding sequence ATGCAAGATAATAAAAAAAATTACACAATAGAAGAAATAAAAGAATTAATAAATAAAAGAATAAATAATGAAAAACTTGAAGATGATGATGTACTTTACTATAAAGAAGCTCAAGAAATATTAAAGAAGCATTTAAAAAATGATCCTAATAATAAAGAATTATTATTTTTATTAGCTTTGGTGCAGTATGATAATTCATATATTGATGATGAATATAAAAAAGTAATAGCAACATTAAAAAAACTTTTAAATCTTAATTATAAAAAAGATAAAGTATTATACTATTTAGCAGCATCATATTATTATGACAGTGATTATGATAATAATAAAAAAATACAAAAAGAAATTATTGAATTATTAGAAAATGCTATTGAATTAAATAATAAAGATTCTGAATATTGGTATTTACTTGGAACAGCACATTTCTTTGTTATAAAAGATTATGATAAAACTATAGAGTTTCATAAAAAAGCAGCTGAAATAAATTATACAGAAACAATTTGTAACAATAAAGAATATTATTATTATAGATTAGGACAAATAAATTTATATTTAGGAAAAAGCCAAGAGGCTATAGAAAATTTTAAAAAAGCTATAGAAGATTCGATAGATTGTTTTAATGATTTTTATAAAGCATCTGATTATTGGCATTATTTAGGCTTAAGCTATGAAAAAAACGGACAGTATGATGAAGCTTTGAAAAGTTATGAAATGGCATTAGATATAGATGTAAGAAGCGAGTTAGATGATTATTTTTATGATTGTTTAAAGGCATTAAAATCATTGTATGATTTATATAAAAAACTTGGTAAAAATGATGATGCTTTGTACGCCTTGAAAGACAGTATAGAAAAAGATATATCAGCACCATTTATGATTATAACTTTTGGTGATAAGGATTTTAAAGGAAGCGAAACTTATAATGATATAGTTCAGGCATACACTGATATTATAGATGGTAGTTGGCATTATTGTCAGTCAAATGCATGCCGTGAAGAGCTTGCAGATCTTTATATAAGATATGGAGAATATGATAAAGCTATAGAATTATATAATCAAATATCTATAGAAAATTATAAAAATATAGCTGAAACATATATAGAAGCTAAAAATTATAAAAAGGCAATAGATACATATAAAATGATTATAAAAATGTATCCTGATGATGCATTGAATTATTATATTGATATTGCCCGTACTTATGAAAATGCAGAAAATTATAATGAGGCTATTGATTATTACAATAAAGCTATAGAAATTGACAGTGAAAATTCATGCTATTATGTTAATATTGCTGAAATATATAAAAAATTAGAAAACTATGAAGAAGCTGTTAATTATTATAATAAAGCTATAGAAATTTTTAATGAGCCATGCGAATATCATGAAAAATTAGCAGAATGTTATGAAAGTCTTGAAAAATACAATAATTCTATAGAAGCATATAAAGAATATTTAAAAATAGATTATAAACTATTCTTATATGATATATATACAATTGGCAGCAGTAAACTTGATACATTAAAAAAGATTGCTTCTTTATATGATAAACTTAATGATATAGAAAATAGAAATTTATATTATGAAAAAGCCATAAAAAAATGCAGAAAACTTATAAAAAAAGATAAGAGAAACAAAAAAAGATATTTAAAAGAAATAGCATATATTTATATAAAAATAGGAAATAAAGAAAAAGCCTTTGAAATATATAATGACTTAATAAAAAACTATAATAAAAAAATATCAAGAAATAAAAATAATTGCGGGCTTTTTGAAATACAGGCAGATTTATATTTGAAAATTGATGATAAAGAAATGGCATTAGAAACATACAATAAAGCTATAGAAGTATGCCTTAAAAATATAAAAAGTTTTGAAAATAAAAAAATATCGATTTCAGATAATGATGATAAAAATAAAATAAGTTCTTATATGGAAGATTTATCATATTTAGCATTTTTCTATCAAAAAGTTTCAAAACCAGAAAACTGTATTAATATTTATGAAAAACTTATAAAAATATATGAAGAAAATATAACAGATGATGAAGATAATATATTTTATTTAAAATCTATTGCAGAGCTTTATATAAAATTAAATCAAAAAGATAATGCTTTAAAAACATATAAAAGGATTTTAGAAATAGATAAAGATAATAATGAAGCAAAAGAAAAAATAGAAGATATAGAATCAGGAAAAGAGGTAGAAACAGCATGTATATTTGGATTATCGTATAATAGATACAAATAG
- a CDS encoding secondary thiamine-phosphate synthase enzyme YjbQ — MKSYRKVLEINYPKRRGYINITPEVQKCLNESGIKEGLVLCNAMNITASVFINDDESGLHQDFEVWLEKLAPEKPHSQYNHNGYEDNADAHMKRQLMGREVVVAVTDGKLDFGTWEQIFYGEYDGKRVKRVLIKIIGE; from the coding sequence ATGAAATCTTATAGAAAAGTTTTGGAAATAAATTACCCTAAAAGGAGAGGTTATATAAATATCACTCCTGAAGTTCAAAAATGCTTAAATGAAAGCGGTATTAAAGAGGGACTTGTTTTATGCAATGCTATGAATATAACAGCAAGCGTATTTATTAATGATGATGAAAGCGGACTACATCAGGATTTTGAAGTATGGCTTGAAAAATTAGCACCTGAAAAACCTCATAGTCAATATAATCATAACGGCTATGAAGATAATGCTGATGCTCATATGAAAAGACAATTAATGGGAAGAGAAGTTGTTGTGGCTGTTACAGATGGAAAACTTGATTTTGGAACTTGGGAGCAGATTTTCTATGGAGAATATGACGGAAAAAGAGTTAAAAGAGTATTGATAAAAATTATAGGAGAATGA
- a CDS encoding TIGR03960 family B12-binding radical SAM protein, with amino-acid sequence MSENLKNEILELVKSEDIIKPTRYLGGEINAIIKPDMPFKFIMCFADMYEIAISNLGLSILYEVINSIEYASCERVYAVAEDFEKLLKEKNIPLYTLETFSRVKDADVLGFTLQYELIYTNILQVLELSQIPIHRDERGEDVPIIAAGGPSVFNPFPLADFIDVFLFGEFDFEMKNFVDIIYNLKKNGAKRDDILKELSKLEYAYVPKYPREHVKRIFVENINEMPYVKKPLVPLVEGIQNRISVEIARGCTHSCRFCLAGITYRPVRNRTIEKIVDIAMESLEATGANTLNLFSLSADDYPHIGELIEYLQTLGEHKGFSLSLPSLRIDSFDKDTADRIAQFRKTGLTFALEVGSHELREKINKEMDEDAIYNILADVQKMGWKIVKIYFMIGFTDNPDKEADEIIEALEKMIKVSNNKVKINAAINVFIPKPHTPLENNNQLTDEEAITYIGKVRDHFRGTKVAIKYHPPRMAEIEGIISRGDEKIGDIIYKAYKKGARFDAWVEYFKYDVWKEVIEESGYTIKELLSKKINTPWKCIDTLVSQTFFDKEYERFQNGKFTDYCFTGNCQNCGIDYKKYCHKYKKEVLNTNFTQMVEELKTLKKRDIFAVNYKVLMKFKKEGISSLLGMHDLSRVMICALKIAGASIALSKGFHPLEKVVFTPPTPFACESEAEYMEISLTDSMDIDLLKNKINNLLSHIGIEIINAVSTPLNAKNIQALPKNTIYKIETDNDEEALKTLSNKEDLKTSEERKGDYLAIKKGDELLITLLESNEKAIRVRDIKSYLSKNNINIKNIRKLDLV; translated from the coding sequence ATGAGCGAAAATTTGAAAAACGAAATACTAGAACTTGTTAAAAGTGAAGATATAATAAAGCCTACTAGATATTTAGGTGGTGAAATAAATGCAATAATAAAACCTGATATGCCTTTTAAATTCATTATGTGCTTTGCAGATATGTACGAAATAGCAATTAGCAATTTAGGGCTTTCTATACTTTATGAAGTTATTAACTCTATAGAATACGCTTCCTGTGAAAGAGTATATGCAGTAGCTGAAGACTTTGAAAAACTTTTAAAAGAAAAAAATATACCTCTTTATACTTTAGAAACTTTCAGCAGAGTAAAAGACGCTGATGTTTTGGGATTTACTTTGCAGTATGAACTTATATATACAAATATACTTCAGGTACTCGAATTAAGCCAAATACCTATACATAGAGATGAAAGAGGAGAAGATGTTCCTATAATAGCTGCAGGCGGACCAAGCGTATTCAATCCATTTCCTTTGGCTGATTTTATCGATGTATTTTTATTTGGTGAGTTTGATTTTGAGATGAAAAACTTTGTTGATATAATTTATAATCTCAAAAAGAATGGAGCTAAAAGAGATGATATTTTAAAAGAGCTTTCAAAACTTGAATATGCTTATGTTCCAAAATACCCAAGAGAACATGTAAAAAGAATATTCGTTGAAAATATTAATGAAATGCCTTATGTGAAGAAGCCTTTAGTACCTCTTGTAGAAGGCATTCAAAACAGAATATCTGTTGAAATAGCTAGAGGCTGTACTCATAGCTGCAGATTCTGTTTGGCTGGAATAACTTATCGCCCTGTAAGAAACCGCACTATAGAAAAAATTGTCGATATAGCAATGGAATCATTAGAAGCAACTGGAGCTAATACTTTAAATTTATTTTCTCTTTCCGCTGATGATTATCCTCATATTGGAGAATTAATTGAATATTTACAGACATTAGGAGAACATAAAGGATTTTCTCTTTCTCTTCCTTCATTAAGAATAGATTCATTTGATAAGGACACTGCAGACAGAATAGCACAGTTTAGAAAAACAGGCTTAACATTTGCATTGGAAGTAGGAAGCCATGAATTAAGAGAAAAAATCAATAAAGAAATGGACGAAGATGCCATATACAATATACTTGCAGATGTTCAGAAGATGGGTTGGAAAATAGTAAAAATTTATTTTATGATAGGATTCACTGATAATCCAGATAAAGAAGCTGATGAGATAATAGAAGCACTTGAAAAAATGATAAAGGTATCAAATAATAAAGTAAAAATAAATGCCGCTATCAATGTATTTATTCCAAAGCCACATACACCTTTAGAAAATAATAATCAGCTTACAGATGAAGAAGCAATTACTTATATAGGAAAGGTACGCGATCATTTCAGAGGAACTAAAGTAGCTATAAAATATCACCCTCCTAGAATGGCTGAAATTGAAGGCATAATTTCTAGAGGCGATGAAAAAATAGGAGATATTATTTATAAAGCATATAAGAAAGGTGCAAGATTTGATGCTTGGGTAGAATATTTTAAATATGATGTTTGGAAAGAAGTAATAGAAGAAAGCGGATACACAATCAAAGAATTATTAAGCAAAAAAATAAATACTCCTTGGAAATGCATTGATACTCTTGTAAGTCAAACTTTCTTTGATAAAGAATACGAAAGATTTCAAAACGGTAAATTCACAGATTACTGCTTTACAGGAAATTGTCAGAACTGCGGTATAGATTATAAAAAATACTGCCACAAATACAAAAAAGAAGTTTTAAATACAAATTTCACTCAAATGGTTGAAGAATTAAAAACTCTAAAGAAAAGAGATATATTCGCTGTAAACTATAAAGTGTTAATGAAATTCAAAAAAGAAGGTATATCATCACTTTTAGGAATGCATGATTTATCAAGGGTTATGATTTGTGCTTTAAAGATAGCAGGTGCAAGCATAGCATTAAGCAAAGGTTTTCACCCATTAGAAAAAGTTGTGTTTACTCCCCCTACTCCATTTGCATGCGAGAGTGAAGCAGAATATATGGAAATAAGTTTAACTGACTCTATGGACATAGACTTATTAAAAAACAAAATAAACAATTTACTTTCTCATATAGGAATTGAAATAATTAATGCAGTATCTACTCCTTTAAATGCTAAAAATATTCAAGCTCTTCCAAAAAATACTATTTACAAAATCGAAACCGATAATGATGAAGAAGCATTAAAAACACTATCAAACAAGGAAGATTTAAAAACAAGCGAGGAGAGAAAAGGCGATTATTTAGCTATAAAGAAAGGAGATGAGTTGCTCATAACACTTTTAGAAAGCAATGAAAAAGCTATAAGGGTACGCGACATAAAAAGCTATCTTTCAAAGAATAATATCAATATAAAAAATATTAGAAAGCTGGATCTAGTTTAA
- a CDS encoding cupin domain-containing protein, giving the protein MYQDFNKTNLQNLGNGLKRRILAYSDNLMTVYMEFDEGAVAETHSHNEHEQITYIIDGEFEFTVNGEEYLCKSGDSLHFAKNMSHGCKCVKKGKLLDTFTPKREDFLNN; this is encoded by the coding sequence ATGTATCAGGATTTTAATAAAACTAATTTACAGAATTTAGGAAACGGACTTAAAAGAAGAATATTAGCCTATTCTGATAATTTAATGACTGTTTATATGGAATTTGATGAGGGTGCTGTAGCTGAAACTCATTCTCATAATGAGCATGAACAAATAACATATATTATAGATGGAGAGTTTGAGTTTACAGTTAATGGAGAAGAATATTTATGTAAATCAGGAGATAGTTTGCATTTTGCTAAAAATATGAGTCATGGCTGTAAGTGTGTTAAGAAAGGTAAATTATTAGATACTTTTACACCTAAAAGAGAAGATTTTTTGAATAATTAA
- a CDS encoding S66 peptidase family protein yields MIKPKRLEKGNTIGIITPSSACPKDKLDEGIEYLENRGYKVKLSKHVFDNYNGYGGTDEARAEDLNNFFKDDEVDAIICSRGGYGAVRILDKLNYDIIKNNPKIFAGYSDITSFHLAFYEKTELITFHAPMVSIDMVKGKSFDEASLNNMFDVLESREKIIYKNPDGSEFESISYGNDSKAEGILIGGNFIVMMSSFCTEYFPKLNKDYILYIEEVDEKPYKIDRIISTLFNSKEIGKSIKGIVVGDFENCDLVEGEKETGFRTAKETIIERLSNLNIPVLTNVKCGHGKTKLTMAHGAMVKIDAKNKSFETLENVLI; encoded by the coding sequence ATGATAAAGCCAAAAAGATTAGAAAAAGGAAATACCATAGGAATAATAACCCCTTCAAGTGCATGCCCGAAAGATAAACTTGATGAAGGAATAGAATATTTAGAAAATAGAGGATACAAAGTAAAATTGTCAAAACATGTATTTGATAATTATAATGGATACGGCGGAACTGATGAAGCAAGGGCGGAAGATTTAAATAATTTTTTTAAAGATGATGAAGTTGATGCTATTATATGCTCAAGAGGCGGTTACGGAGCTGTAAGAATACTTGATAAATTGAATTATGATATTATAAAAAATAACCCTAAAATATTTGCAGGATACAGTGATATAACTTCTTTTCATTTGGCTTTTTATGAAAAAACAGAACTCATCACTTTTCATGCCCCAATGGTAAGCATAGATATGGTAAAAGGAAAATCATTCGATGAGGCTTCATTAAATAATATGTTCGATGTTTTAGAAAGCAGAGAAAAAATCATTTATAAAAATCCTGACGGCTCAGAGTTTGAAAGCATATCTTATGGAAATGACTCAAAAGCAGAAGGCATATTGATAGGCGGAAATTTCATTGTAATGATGTCTAGTTTCTGCACAGAATATTTTCCAAAATTAAATAAAGATTATATCTTATATATAGAAGAAGTAGATGAAAAACCTTATAAGATTGACAGGATTATATCTACTTTATTTAATTCAAAAGAAATAGGAAAATCAATAAAAGGAATCGTAGTAGGAGATTTTGAAAACTGCGATTTAGTTGAAGGTGAAAAAGAAACAGGTTTTAGAACTGCTAAAGAAACTATAATAGAAAGATTAAGCAATTTAAATATACCTGTACTCACAAATGTAAAATGCGGACATGGAAAAACTAAACTTACTATGGCTCATGGTGCCATGGTAAAGATTGATGCTAAAAATAAAAGTTTTGAAACATTAGAAAATGTACTGATATAA
- the lgt gene encoding prolipoprotein diacylglyceryl transferase: MTYPEFFTPYVFPPNIPILGAIRWYGLMYIVGILVSCIILYFVQKRGWIKFNLNEKNGGIYDMVFYAAVGAIVGARIGYFLFYSPKSFLTPWEIIGINLDNGFTFTGFAGMSFHGGFIGMFIALFIFSKKYKYDFYNITDNGTLPASLCLFFGRIGNFMNAELYGRVTDSFLGMKFPLYDAVGGYDRWASMFPAIRPYTELRHPSQLYEAFLEGIVLALVSFLIGYLSEKNKNIRPGTRLWVWIFLYGLFRTLIEQFARDITEWTVGPITAGAIYSMPMMLIGIVMLVYIYTRKDYNPALEANTKEAKKNKKK, encoded by the coding sequence ATGACTTATCCAGAATTTTTCACGCCTTATGTGTTTCCGCCTAATATACCAATACTAGGTGCTATAAGATGGTATGGGCTTATGTATATTGTAGGCATTTTAGTATCATGCATAATATTGTATTTTGTCCAAAAAAGGGGTTGGATAAAATTCAATCTTAATGAAAAAAACGGCGGTATATATGATATGGTATTCTATGCTGCTGTAGGTGCTATAGTAGGAGCTAGAATTGGTTATTTTCTTTTTTACTCACCAAAAAGTTTTTTAACACCTTGGGAAATAATAGGTATTAATCTTGATAATGGATTTACTTTTACTGGTTTCGCTGGAATGTCATTTCATGGCGGATTTATAGGAATGTTTATAGCATTATTTATATTCAGTAAAAAATATAAATATGATTTTTATAATATCACAGATAACGGAACGCTTCCTGCTAGTTTATGTTTATTCTTTGGAAGGATTGGAAATTTTATGAATGCCGAACTTTACGGAAGAGTTACAGATTCTTTTTTAGGAATGAAATTTCCATTATATGATGCAGTAGGCGGATATGATAGATGGGCTTCTATGTTTCCAGCAATAAGACCATATACAGAATTAAGGCACCCTTCACAATTATACGAAGCATTTCTTGAGGGTATTGTTCTTGCTTTAGTATCTTTTTTAATAGGTTATTTAAGCGAGAAGAATAAAAATATAAGACCGGGTACAAGACTTTGGGTTTGGATTTTTCTTTACGGACTTTTCAGAACTTTAATAGAACAGTTTGCAAGAGATATTACAGAATGGACTGTAGGCCCAATCACTGCAGGTGCTATTTATTCTATGCCTATGATGTTAATCGGTATTGTTATGCTTGTTTATATTTACACAAGAAAAGATTATAATCCTGCACTTGAAGCAAATACAAAAGAAGCAAAAAAGAATAAAAAGAAATAA
- a CDS encoding adenylyl-sulfate kinase, with amino-acid sequence MNIIIFTGLPASGKTSISKHISNILGIKCISKDDLKVELYEKYGFTSNDEKKYLSTIADKRMYKKL; translated from the coding sequence ATGAATATTATCATATTTACAGGGCTTCCTGCCAGCGGTAAAACATCTATATCAAAACATATATCTAATATTCTTGGAATTAAATGTATATCAAAAGATGATTTAAAAGTGGAATTATATGAAAAATATGGTTTTACTAGCAATGATGAAAAAAAATATTTAAGCACAATAGCTGATAAAAGAATGTATAAAAAATTATAA
- the prmC gene encoding peptide chain release factor N(5)-glutamine methyltransferase produces MNISQAIINYTKQLEKINDDYKVSYIEAQTIIMHTLNLSKVKLISEGLRELTESDINKIESFINRRLNYEPLSYIINKKEFYGFDFYVDNNVLIPRPETEELIDLLLCYAKDKDNISICDIGSGSGNIPITLKKLFLDWNKNIDITAIEISNGAFQVIKKNALNILGDEKIINIINADALSFTPENKFDIIVSNAPYVPLRDKDFLQKDLDFEPQNALYSGYDGLDFYKSFLSIIEKYLKDNGAFFFEIGYDQGEALINICNSLDIKNVSVKKDLSGKDRFLICENIKNC; encoded by the coding sequence ATGAATATAAGTCAGGCAATAATCAATTACACTAAACAATTAGAAAAAATCAATGATGATTATAAAGTATCATATATTGAGGCACAAACTATTATAATGCATACTTTGAACCTATCTAAAGTAAAATTAATATCAGAAGGTTTGAGGGAGCTTACAGAGAGTGATATAAATAAAATAGAGAGTTTTATAAATAGACGTCTTAATTATGAACCTTTGTCTTATATCATAAATAAAAAAGAATTTTACGGATTCGATTTTTATGTTGATAATAATGTGCTTATACCAAGACCTGAAACTGAAGAGCTTATTGATTTATTGTTGTGCTATGCAAAGGATAAAGATAATATTTCAATATGCGATATTGGTTCAGGAAGCGGAAATATACCTATAACATTAAAAAAATTATTTTTAGATTGGAATAAAAATATAGATATTACAGCTATTGAAATTAGTAATGGAGCTTTTCAAGTTATAAAGAAAAATGCTTTAAATATATTAGGAGATGAAAAAATTATAAATATAATAAATGCTGATGCTTTAAGTTTTACACCAGAAAATAAATTTGATATAATAGTTTCAAATGCTCCTTATGTGCCTTTAAGAGATAAAGATTTTCTTCAAAAAGATTTGGACTTCGAGCCTCAAAATGCATTATATTCAGGTTATGACGGACTTGATTTTTATAAGAGTTTTTTAAGTATAATAGAAAAATATTTAAAAGATAATGGAGCTTTCTTTTTTGAAATAGGCTATGATCAGGGAGAGGCATTGATTAATATATGCAATTCTCTTGATATAAAAAATGTATCTGTAAAAAAAGATTTAAGCGGTAAGGATAGATTTCTTATTTGTGAGAATATTAAGAATTGTTAA
- a CDS encoding UPF0164 family protein — MLKVFNKIKFILFGSLLISAYVFAQGTDTWVLDNSAVKRATAGQFSTDSDKVKSKDIFDLQRSFFTAGYLGGTSFSANGGGTEDLGVPPFNNGVQGAFGVALPNNMYLGFVARYQFNDSANITKDKNGNTTGTGNNLWTINSQAALRAAFRINDMAAIHYYFRMGPNTGTSSYIYSVGQTINKDQKTDYATIYNDGIWTHEIAASIKFGEHKLTIPIGIVFHANNRKYQGKYLDKKEDYVDYLGEDYISLYLNPEFNLGITSGPMTGITVGANIGFGVNNNFGQNGTSTVASGSTETKYEGKQGKDRFAMDVYASFPLSWSLANDQVKLAMEPKLSLGLSVTNTGNSSQKIGNGQTTGYAGYNGEVKFIPYAELPIGTTWQPVEWWQLRMGTALMIQAETTWATYVPAKADGSLDETLKTVTTKLTTKAGIAGFFGMGFMVGEDFDIDLYAEVNSLSVNNLNFGGQLTYRFN; from the coding sequence ATGTTAAAAGTTTTTAATAAAATAAAATTTATATTATTTGGTTCTTTATTAATTTCAGCTTATGTATTTGCTCAAGGTACTGATACTTGGGTATTAGATAATTCAGCAGTAAAAAGAGCAACAGCAGGTCAGTTTTCTACAGATTCTGATAAAGTAAAATCAAAAGATATATTCGATTTACAAAGATCATTCTTTACAGCAGGATATTTAGGAGGAACTTCTTTTTCTGCTAATGGAGGCGGTACAGAGGATTTAGGTGTTCCTCCTTTTAATAATGGAGTACAAGGTGCTTTCGGTGTAGCTTTGCCTAATAATATGTATTTAGGTTTTGTGGCAAGATATCAATTTAATGATAGTGCTAATATAACAAAAGATAAAAATGGAAATACAACAGGAACTGGTAACAATTTATGGACTATCAATTCTCAGGCTGCTTTAAGAGCTGCTTTCAGAATAAATGATATGGCTGCTATACATTATTATTTTAGAATGGGGCCTAATACTGGAACATCTTCTTATATATATTCTGTAGGTCAAACAATAAATAAAGATCAAAAAACAGACTATGCTACAATTTATAATGATGGTATCTGGACTCATGAAATAGCTGCTTCTATAAAGTTCGGCGAGCATAAATTAACTATACCTATAGGAATAGTTTTCCATGCAAATAATAGGAAGTATCAAGGAAAATATTTAGATAAAAAAGAAGATTATGTAGATTATTTAGGAGAAGATTATATATCTTTATATTTGAATCCTGAATTTAATTTGGGTATTACTTCAGGACCTATGACAGGTATAACTGTAGGTGCTAATATAGGTTTTGGTGTTAATAACAATTTCGGTCAAAATGGTACAAGTACAGTAGCAAGCGGCAGTACAGAAACTAAATATGAAGGCAAACAAGGTAAAGATCGTTTTGCTATGGATGTATATGCAAGCTTCCCATTGTCTTGGAGCTTGGCTAATGATCAGGTAAAATTAGCTATGGAGCCTAAACTTTCTTTAGGTTTATCAGTAACTAATACAGGAAATAGCTCTCAAAAAATTGGAAATGGTCAAACTACAGGATATGCAGGATATAACGGTGAAGTAAAATTCATTCCTTATGCTGAACTTCCTATAGGTACTACTTGGCAGCCGGTTGAATGGTGGCAATTAAGAATGGGTACTGCTTTGATGATACAGGCAGAAACTACTTGGGCTACTTATGTACCTGCAAAAGCAGATGGTTCATTAGATGAAACATTAAAAACTGTTACTACTAAATTAACTACTAAAGCAGGAATAGCAGGATTCTTTGGTATGGGCTTTATGGTAGGAGAAGATTTTGATATTGACTTGTATGCTGAAGTAAATAGCTTAAGTGTTAATAATCTTAATTTTGGCGGTCAATTAACTTACAGATTTAATTAA